The Thermoanaerobaculia bacterium genome contains a region encoding:
- a CDS encoding prolyl oligopeptidase family serine peptidase, which produces MIQVCTRHSLHLPCLILLLAFPWMVACPSKLVSSQSSRTITFSSGAFTLVGNLQLPEGEGKHPAIIIVHGDGRGTKDYYREMRNRFVQAGFATLIWDKPGSGKSTGSFHEGGVFCERAGIVRDAVSLLRNQPSIDKDRIGAWGVSQGGYVLAYTLKDGIDLSFVILVGSPGEDSIQQTAYYMGRQIQCEGYSKKESQEADALVLEVLRAPDYEAYVSNGAELLERFPVVKDIGFMAGILPKDRWTPRSKEGDSYFDPVPIMEKVNIPVLAFFGELDTNVDPHQGVKAYLNAIENAGNPTSEVILFPGVDHDMVPSQTGCEKERRRRISWKVHPEYLNKMIQWLQNVTPNESLDGKQLKPAGSSSGEEFRK; this is translated from the coding sequence ATGATCCAAGTATGTACCAGACATTCGTTACATCTGCCCTGTCTCATCCTGCTCCTGGCATTCCCATGGATGGTTGCCTGCCCATCAAAACTCGTTTCATCCCAGTCTTCCCGAACCATTACCTTTTCTTCGGGGGCATTTACCCTCGTGGGCAATCTCCAGCTCCCCGAAGGCGAGGGGAAACATCCCGCAATCATCATTGTCCACGGGGATGGAAGGGGAACGAAGGATTACTACCGGGAGATGAGAAATAGATTCGTTCAGGCAGGATTCGCCACGTTGATCTGGGACAAGCCGGGATCGGGGAAGTCTACAGGATCTTTTCATGAAGGTGGCGTATTTTGCGAGCGCGCTGGGATCGTGCGGGATGCGGTATCTCTATTGCGAAATCAACCTTCGATCGATAAGGACAGGATCGGAGCATGGGGAGTCAGCCAGGGTGGGTATGTCCTGGCGTATACCCTCAAGGATGGAATAGATCTATCCTTCGTAATCCTTGTGGGCTCTCCGGGTGAAGATAGTATTCAGCAGACCGCCTATTATATGGGCAGGCAGATTCAGTGTGAGGGGTACAGTAAGAAAGAGTCACAGGAAGCGGATGCCCTGGTGTTGGAAGTCTTGCGTGCTCCAGACTATGAAGCCTATGTCTCGAATGGCGCAGAGCTTCTTGAACGCTTTCCGGTTGTGAAGGACATTGGTTTTATGGCCGGCATTTTACCAAAGGATCGGTGGACTCCCAGGAGCAAAGAAGGGGATAGTTATTTTGATCCTGTACCGATCATGGAGAAGGTAAACATTCCCGTGCTGGCGTTTTTTGGAGAGCTGGATACAAACGTAGACCCGCATCAGGGTGTGAAAGCCTATCTGAACGCTATTGAAAATGCGGGTAACCCGACCTCAGAGGTCATCCTCTTTCCCGGTGTCGATCATGACATGGTTCCCTCGCAGACGGGCTGTGAAAAGGAGAGAAGGAGACGGATAAGCTGGAAGGTGCATCCGGAATATCTGAATAAAATGATTCAATGGCTGCAAAATGTAACGCCAAATGAATCGTTGGACGGGAAACAATTAAAGCCGGCGGGTTCCTCTTCGGGAGAAGAATTCCGAAAATGA
- a CDS encoding APC family permease — protein sequence MNRSSDKLGFTATWSMAVGGMVGGGIFSTLGVVIHIAGALAWLSFLAAGLVALAAGYSYVKLSDYYGEGGGAFTFLREINAEGFAGSLSWVLIIGYILTNSVYAFTFGQYLGNVVGLGPWFPRAAALAILVLFIGLNLRGVGEAGDVEVFLVWFKLIVLVGLSCWGLAQWDIPMLSKGVPDSGFGAALFGAASVFMAYEGFQLLAYDYEDIKSPRKTLPRAVLSAIVVVIGVYIAVTLGTTMLIGADQVVQHEEVALAVAGRKILGIPGLILVTIGAAFSTGSAINSTLFATARLAHEVAEGGELPMSLEHRNRRGVPDRAIIIMGSAAAILAVFGSLATLVETASLAFLFTFTVVSGLAFFERAGSRTVTGFGLLAGAASTLGLIVRMIRVEPVALLCLVPLVLIAVFGRPFLLRHLSIDRKRI from the coding sequence ATGAATCGTTCTTCGGATAAGCTTGGGTTTACTGCTACATGGTCCATGGCTGTGGGAGGTATGGTGGGAGGGGGAATCTTCTCCACGCTGGGAGTTGTCATTCATATCGCCGGAGCGTTGGCCTGGTTGAGTTTTTTGGCGGCAGGCCTGGTAGCCCTGGCGGCGGGGTACAGCTATGTAAAGCTTTCAGACTATTATGGAGAGGGGGGAGGAGCCTTTACCTTTCTTCGGGAAATTAATGCAGAGGGATTTGCCGGCAGTCTTTCCTGGGTTCTGATTATCGGGTATATCCTGACCAATTCGGTCTATGCCTTTACCTTCGGGCAATACCTTGGAAATGTCGTAGGTCTGGGTCCCTGGTTCCCAAGGGCGGCGGCCCTCGCAATTCTCGTTCTTTTCATTGGTTTAAACCTGCGGGGAGTGGGTGAGGCGGGGGATGTGGAAGTATTTTTAGTCTGGTTTAAGCTAATCGTCCTGGTAGGTCTTTCCTGTTGGGGTCTGGCTCAGTGGGATATTCCCATGCTGTCAAAGGGTGTACCGGATTCTGGATTTGGAGCGGCACTCTTTGGTGCGGCCTCTGTTTTCATGGCCTATGAGGGTTTTCAGCTCTTGGCATATGACTATGAGGATATCAAATCACCCAGAAAGACATTGCCGAGAGCCGTGCTTTCTGCCATCGTCGTGGTGATTGGTGTCTATATCGCGGTCACACTGGGGACTACGATGTTGATCGGGGCCGATCAGGTTGTCCAGCATGAGGAAGTTGCTCTTGCAGTAGCCGGTCGGAAAATCCTGGGAATTCCGGGACTGATTCTTGTCACGATAGGTGCTGCGTTTTCCACGGGTTCTGCAATTAATTCCACGCTCTTTGCCACAGCCCGCCTGGCCCACGAAGTGGCGGAGGGTGGGGAACTTCCGATGTCACTGGAGCATCGGAACCGGAGGGGTGTCCCGGATCGGGCCATCATTATCATGGGAAGTGCGGCGGCTATCCTTGCGGTGTTTGGATCCCTGGCTACCCTGGTCGAAACAGCCAGTCTTGCATTCCTTTTCACGTTTACCGTGGTTAGCGGCCTTGCATTTTTTGAACGCGCAGGATCCCGTACTGTGACAGGTTTCGGCCTGTTGGCCGGTGCCGCTTCAACACTCGGTCTGATTGTACGAATGATCCGGGTTGAACCCGTCGCCCTTCTCTGCCTGGTTCCTCTGGTGCTCATTGCTGTTTTTGGGCGGCCCTTTCTATTACGGCACCTTTCCATAGATAGAAAGCGAATCTGA